In the Sedimentisphaera cyanobacteriorum genome, TTGCATTAAGCGAAGTTAATTATTTTGAAAGGAATCAAAGTGGAACTTTTATCCGGTTGCTCATTGCCCAAGTTTAAGGCTCTCAGTACTGCTCAAAAAATCATTTCGCTATTTTTGAGGAAGAAAAAATTGCGCCAATCTTTTATGTTTCTTTTCCTGATTAGTTTTGCTGTTCTCTCGGCAGGCAGCGCTGTGGGCGGGTCAGAACCTCGTTCAAGCTGGTCGGGTGTTTATCCGCATCTTGCATATTTCAATGATAACAGAGAATGCGGCACTGGTGCAGTTGTGCCTTGGGCTGATCGGCTCTGGGTTGTTACTTACGCCCCTCACAGCCCAAAAGGCTCGGAGGGTGAGAATCTTTATGAAATTGACAGTGATTTAAATCTTACTGCCCATCCTGAAAGCATTGGAGGCACGCCCGCCGCTCGTATGATTCATCGTGAGTCGAATCAGCTGTTCATTGGCCCTTATGTTGTTGATGATGAGCGTAATATTAGAGTTATCCCTTACTCTAAGATGATGGGACGTCATACAGGGATTGCCCGGCATTTGTTTGAGCCTTCATCGAAAGTATATTATGCAACCATGGAAGAAGGGCTTTATGAAGTCAACGTTAATACTCTTGAAGTAAATTGTTTGATTAGAGACGGCAATTCGGGTGCTCCGAAAGAAGGGATTAAGAGTGATCTGCCCGGCTATCACGGAAAAGGATTTTATTTAGCTCAAGACCGGCTCGTTTATGCGAATAACGGACAAAAAGGCCCAAAGGCAAAAACCGACCCTACAATCCCCTCAGGTGCTTTGGCAGAGTGGTACGGGCAGGGGGACTGGCAGCTTGTTCGCAGAGATCAGTTTACTGAGGTAACAGGCCCAGGAGGGATCTACGGCAATCCTAACAGTTCCGACCAGCTGTGGTCAATTGGCTGGGATCAGCGTTCTTTAATTCTCGCTCTGCTTGATAAGGGGCAATGGAGCTTTTACCGTTTACCGAAAGCTTCTCATACCTATGACGGTGCGCACGGCTGGAATACCGAGTGGCCAAGAATTAGAGATATCGGTGAAGAATACTTGCTTATGAATATGCATGGAATGTTTTGGCAGTTTCCAAATAACTTTTCACGTGAAGACCGCAGCGGAATCAGGCCGATGTCAACTTATCTGATGGTGCTTGGTGATTTCGCTCAGTGGCGGGACAGGGTTGTTTTAGGATGCAATGTTACTGCCAGAAGCGAGTTTTTGAATACTCTAAACGCTAAAGGGGATATGGCTTCGCCAGGCCAGTCTCAATCTAATCTCAGGTTTATCGACAGCGGCCGTTTGGACAGTTTTGGAAAACCTATTGGCCGAGGTGCAGTGTGGCTGAATGATTCTGTTAAAAAAGGTCAAGCTTCTGATCCATACCTGTTTGCCGGTTTTGACATGCGCAGCGTGCATTTGGCACATCAAAATGATAAGCCGGTTAGTTTTATATTCGAAGTGGACAAGCTTGGAGATGGAAGCTGGGAGCATTTGAAAACTGTAACTGTAGATGCGGACGGTTATAAATGGGCAGCTTTCTCCCCTTCAGAAAAGGGCGAATGGATACGAGTACATACCAACAGGGACTGTTCACAGGCAACAGTATTCTTCCAGTACAGCAGCCATGAAAAACGCACAACCCAGCTTGATAAAATCTTCGACGGTATCGCTCGTCCCGGAAGTTCAGCTGTTTGCGGAGGTTATATTAGAGCAAGAGGGGAAAACAAAAAAACGCTTCAGTTTTCAGCTAAAACCAGAGAAAACGGAAAAGTTAAGAACGCAGGCTATTACGAGATGATGCTGGATAACAAAGATTCTATGAGCTTGCGCAGAGTTGATGATGAACAAGCCCATACCTTTATGCAGGAAAATATGGAAGTTCCTGAAGATGTTATAAGCGTAGATCAGGCCTCTTTGATATATGTTGACGAAAAGGGCAAGCGTTTTCGTCTTCCCAAAGGCGATGAGTCTTTTGATAAAACCGGACCGGTTGGTTCAGAGCGTATTTCCCGTGAAGTTGTAACTGAAAGAGATCTGTTCAATGCTCACGGCACGTTCTATGAACTCCCGGCGAAAAACGCTGGCGGTTTTTCCAAAATACGTCCAGTTGCAACTCACAATCGCCGTATCGCAGATTACTGCAGCTGGCGAGGCCTTTTAATTCTTTCCGGCATTGCTGATAATGCCCCAGAGAGCAATAAACATATTATTCGTTCCGAGGACGGCAAGGCTGCCCTTTGGGTTGGCGCAGTTGATGACCTATGGGAGTTTGGCAAACCTGTCGGCAGGGGAGGCCCTTGGAAAGATACCCATGTAAAAGCTGGTGAGCCTTCAGATCAGTATCTGATGACAGGGTACGAGAATAAAACTCTGGAGCTCTCTCATAAAAGCGATAAACCGGTAGAGGTATGCATCGAAGTGGATATCGACGGACAGGGCACTTGGAAAACTTACCGTAAGATTCAAATTCCTGCTGACTGTACTGTTAAGCACCGCTTCCCTGAAGGTTTCAATGCCTATTGGGTGCGCACAACAGCCGATACCGAAACCGTTGCCACCGCCTATTTTATATATGAATGATGCAGTTTTATTATGATGATAAAAAGCGTGATTAGGATTTCAGAATTGGTTGCATTTCTCGCAGTGATACTGTTTTTGAGCAGTTCGGCTCTATCTGCTGAGAATGTGTTTACTTATGATTTTACAGAGCTTGATGCGGAGGTTTCCAAAGGTGTCTCTTTGGAAGTTCGCAAAGATTCTGCGAAATGGTATGGCCGTGAGCAAGGTTACCAGCATGCATATCTTAGTGAAAAGAAGCAGTTCGTTGAATTTGCTGTTAATGTTCCTGAACCCGGGATGTATGCCCTGAAGGTAAAGCAGCTCAATCAACCTGATAACGGCATCTATCAGCTGCTTTTGGGCAGTGAAAATGATGGATTTGCTTTGGCTGGCGGCGGCCTGAAGATCGATCAGGCCGATCTCTGCGGAGAATACAGTTTTAGAAATGTCAATTTGGGCGTGCATCGTTTTCAGACAGCCGGCCTTAAAAAATTCAGGTTTAAGACTGTAGGCAAAAATAAAGACTCCAAAAGTTACAATCTCTCCTTCTCTGAACTGACTCTCATGAAAATCCTGCCGCTTGAGGTTTCTGATTTCTCAGATATGGAGTATGTGAGCGATGTTAATTCACAAGACGGCTTCTATTATCGAATAAAATCTGACGCCCCGGGTGAAGTTGTGAAGTATCCTGTTAAGGCAGAAAAGGAAGGTTTTTATGCAATCGTAATACGAAACGTATTAAGCCCTGCGGGTGCTGAATACAAAGTGTCTTTTGATAATAAAAATTTAGGCAGCAAGATTGATTCCTTCAATCCTGATTTGCAGTATTCAATGTTTACAGCTGGCGTTATAGAAGTTGATTCCCCGGGTGAGCATATTGTAGAATTAAAAATCACAGGGAAGAATTCGATAAGTTCCGGCTACTCGTTAAATTTTGACACAATACGCTTGGTTGACCCGGATATTATCGTAACATCCGGGTGGGGTGTTAATTCAAGCAGGGTTAAAGGGTGGTGGCCGAAATCGACTTATGCAGATAATTACTACGGGAGATTCTACCGTTATTCAAGGGCGGGTCATACCCGTTTCTACCGTAATTTGAAACCCTCCGATGAGCCGGAAATAATAGCATGGTGGCCCTGGCAGCCTGATTTTCAAGGTTTTCTTGCTTCTGGATGGTATAATGTTTATTACTGGCTTCCCGACGGCGACCCTGACCGTGCATCAAATGCGAAATATACCGTGCATCATATTTCCGGCCAAACAACCTACACCGTTGACCAGCGAAAGACAGGCGGAGAATGGAAACTGCTGGGCAGCCATTTCTTTGAGAAGGGGCGGGCAGGGCGTTCAGGGTATGTGGAGCTTTCGAACGATGCAGATGGTGTGGTTATTGCCGATTCGATCAAATATGAGTATGCTGAAAAACAGGGTTTAGAGCCGAAATCGCAATCTCTGCAAGATGCAGAGTCTGGTTCATACACAGTTCAGTTAGCTCAAGAGAAGCAAACCGTCTGGGGACTTGGCGTGGAGATCCAGCCGGAAGCCGAAAGGAGAGGCGGAATTAACCGCAGCAAGGGCATCCCGGGCGATTTAACCGAATCGGAGCGAAAGAGATTCTATAATGAACTGCTCGGATTCGGCCATGGGTTCCGATATATGAGGCTTCCTATGGGGCTATTTTATACCGGGCTGGATGATGAGAAAAAGCA is a window encoding:
- a CDS encoding golvesin C-terminal-like domain-containing protein gives rise to the protein MMIKSVIRISELVAFLAVILFLSSSALSAENVFTYDFTELDAEVSKGVSLEVRKDSAKWYGREQGYQHAYLSEKKQFVEFAVNVPEPGMYALKVKQLNQPDNGIYQLLLGSENDGFALAGGGLKIDQADLCGEYSFRNVNLGVHRFQTAGLKKFRFKTVGKNKDSKSYNLSFSELTLMKILPLEVSDFSDMEYVSDVNSQDGFYYRIKSDAPGEVVKYPVKAEKEGFYAIVIRNVLSPAGAEYKVSFDNKNLGSKIDSFNPDLQYSMFTAGVIEVDSPGEHIVELKITGKNSISSGYSLNFDTIRLVDPDIIVTSGWGVNSSRVKGWWPKSTYADNYYGRFYRYSRAGHTRFYRNLKPSDEPEIIAWWPWQPDFQGFLASGWYNVYYWLPDGDPDRASNAKYTVHHISGQTTYTVDQRKTGGEWKLLGSHFFEKGRAGRSGYVELSNDADGVVIADSIKYEYAEKQGLEPKSQSLQDAESGSYTVQLAQEKQTVWGLGVEIQPEAERRGGINRSKGIPGDLTESERKRFYNELLGFGHGFRYMRLPMGLFYTGLDDEKKQFQQNWSSQNEQLAEMIQESGIEGFNFEYWSPAPYFKSNNRFVGGSLKKFDEKFLTEFGNSIVKDLKYVQENIAPVKMFSLQNEPTVGEAGYGCCEYSGQEYCDTFRAVAPIVKNEFPELFIHADSQAGQYGKGSILIRDDSKAIEYVDGWSWHRVGKNSDEQIKYSDSKFKKDTQGRPVLNVEFEYLDGAGSQWRFVNTAQSIMNWFAFNESPAWFWLHALKPTDTLIGERFGLGFWRPSSDNDFTRYVDIKKNHWQYNWYHWNAIAGFLKYMPWDSVICRVDEDQTRKNQRILAWKTPEGKLVLALTNRSCDAPFKFNLDVGVDAEFKGYRYTSQTRNNIGKYAGIRRGREFSRELKPFTVEFWVQQ